The following coding sequences lie in one Paraburkholderia largidicola genomic window:
- a CDS encoding TetR/AcrR family transcriptional regulator, with translation MANEAGISSSDKILAVATKIAQAHGYGGLNLRTLAEEVGIKAASLYHHFPSKADLAAAVAKRYWEDAAAGLEVLSAETPDAADRLRKFPGTFRVALENDNRMCMASFMTAEYDDLPDVVKKEVQSFTDVNVAWLGKTLVEAEIVGPRDAKKRARAIFAAVAGAQLMARGRADIKLYDALIESYRAAGLLPE, from the coding sequence GTGGCTAACGAAGCCGGTATCAGTTCCAGCGACAAAATCCTGGCGGTCGCGACCAAGATCGCGCAGGCGCACGGCTATGGCGGATTGAATCTGCGTACCCTGGCGGAAGAAGTCGGTATCAAGGCTGCAAGCCTCTACCATCATTTCCCGAGCAAGGCCGACCTCGCCGCCGCGGTTGCAAAACGGTACTGGGAAGATGCGGCGGCAGGGCTGGAAGTACTGTCGGCAGAGACGCCCGATGCCGCCGATCGCCTGCGCAAATTCCCGGGAACGTTCCGCGTCGCACTCGAGAACGACAACCGCATGTGCATGGCCAGCTTCATGACAGCGGAATATGACGACCTGCCCGACGTCGTGAAGAAGGAGGTCCAGAGCTTTACCGACGTCAATGTCGCGTGGCTCGGCAAGACGCTGGTGGAGGCGGAAATCGTCGGTCCCAGGGACGCTAAAAAGCGGGCGCGCGCCATATTCGCTGCAGTCGCGGGCGCGCAACTGATGGCGCGAGGGCGTGCCGATATCAAGCTCTACGATGCGTTGATCGAGAGTTATCGGGCGGCTGGGCTTTTACCGGAGTAG
- a CDS encoding Lrp/AsnC ligand binding domain-containing protein, with amino-acid sequence MPVDQLGRQLRAISGVEHCWIIAGEYDIMLDVRATDMPALSDILFKKVQKVKGVQSTVSIFVLDESR; translated from the coding sequence ATGCCAGTCGACCAGTTGGGCCGCCAACTGCGTGCGATCTCCGGTGTCGAGCACTGCTGGATTATCGCTGGCGAGTACGACATCATGCTCGATGTCCGTGCCACGGACATGCCGGCGCTCTCCGATATCCTGTTCAAAAAGGTCCAGAAAGTAAAAGGCGTGCAATCCACGGTCAGTATCTTCGTGCTCGACGAAAGCCGCTAA
- a CDS encoding Lrp/AsnC family transcriptional regulator, with amino-acid sequence MELDALDRQLLAELAAHGRLSNMELAQRVALTHSAISRRIARLKKRGDSRLWSDH; translated from the coding sequence ATGGAACTGGATGCGCTCGACAGACAGCTTCTGGCGGAACTCGCCGCTCATGGCAGGCTCTCGAACATGGAACTCGCGCAGCGCGTCGCTCTGACTCACTCGGCGATTTCGCGGAGGATCGCGCGTCTAAAAAAACGGGGGGATTCTCGGCTATGGAGCGACCATTGA
- a CDS encoding ATP-binding protein: MSVDPHNRDIPYAPLAQVVERLICPLLAESEHEFVQWRDVIQEALGSDGQFLVDLVPALALIVGKQSPMPQLPALEAKRRIQQVFRRLIGVFARENPLILFFDDLQWVDEATFNAITDFLTLPEVTHLMLIGAHRADAVGLKYLLVRKLQAAQSGAKVHEIVLAPLARNELQNVIADSLHREPDDVGPLAEVVETRTAGNPRRAIQFLFTLIEEALLTFDYVEGKWSWQSGHL; encoded by the coding sequence ATCTCAGTCGATCCGCATAATCGCGACATACCGTACGCTCCTCTCGCACAAGTCGTCGAGCGTCTGATCTGCCCTCTTCTGGCGGAGAGCGAACACGAGTTTGTCCAATGGCGCGATGTCATTCAGGAGGCGCTTGGATCGGACGGTCAGTTCCTGGTAGATCTGGTTCCCGCGTTGGCGCTCATCGTTGGCAAGCAGTCTCCGATGCCGCAGCTTCCGGCCTTGGAGGCGAAACGTCGTATTCAACAGGTATTTCGTCGATTGATTGGCGTGTTTGCGCGCGAGAATCCGCTCATTCTATTCTTCGATGATTTGCAATGGGTTGACGAAGCGACATTCAATGCGATAACGGATTTTCTCACTCTCCCCGAGGTGACGCACCTGATGTTAATTGGCGCTCATCGGGCTGATGCAGTCGGACTGAAGTATCTGCTCGTACGGAAGTTGCAAGCGGCGCAGTCTGGCGCAAAGGTGCACGAGATCGTGCTTGCACCGTTGGCTCGTAACGAACTGCAGAACGTGATCGCCGATTCGCTTCATCGCGAACCCGACGATGTCGGCCCGTTGGCGGAAGTCGTCGAAACAAGGACGGCAGGCAACCCACGACGTGCGATTCAGTTCCTCTTTACTCTGATCGAAGAGGCCTTACTCACCTTTGATTATGTCGAAGGGAAATGGTCGTGGCAGTCCGGTCACCTGTAG
- a CDS encoding serine/threonine protein kinase produces MNGFASQSELSCEGAREQVPATLAPEHTGYQSLDKLVEPNAGRPFNLTRFLRIAIGLAEALIGVHKQGLIHKDIRPANVLVNDAGSVRLIGFSIASHMPRDGRSLLPPDVVAGSLAYMSPEQTGRMNRPIDSRSDLYSLGVTLYVLSTGRLPFTGADPMEWIHCHLARQPLSPEQRTPDIPAVVSSIIMKLLAKPSEARYQTAVGQLRDLVRCVNEWEFHRRVTSFALGKQDKPDRLLIPERLHGRATVLDALLSSFDRVVAGPNPEFVLVSGDAGVGKSFLCRCVP; encoded by the coding sequence ATGAATGGTTTCGCCTCTCAATCGGAGCTGTCATGCGAGGGCGCGCGTGAGCAGGTGCCTGCCACCCTCGCTCCCGAGCATACGGGCTACCAAAGCCTGGATAAGCTCGTTGAACCGAATGCGGGGCGGCCGTTCAACCTGACTCGCTTTTTGCGCATCGCGATCGGTTTAGCGGAAGCGCTGATCGGCGTGCACAAGCAAGGCCTTATCCATAAGGACATCAGGCCCGCGAATGTACTTGTCAATGACGCCGGCTCGGTTCGGCTTATCGGTTTCAGCATCGCATCCCACATGCCTCGCGACGGCCGCTCGCTCTTACCGCCCGACGTCGTTGCGGGCTCACTCGCGTATATGTCACCCGAACAGACCGGGCGAATGAATCGCCCGATCGACTCTCGTAGCGATCTCTATTCTCTGGGCGTCACGCTCTACGTGTTGTCGACGGGTCGGCTTCCATTTACGGGTGCAGATCCTATGGAATGGATACATTGCCATCTTGCAAGGCAGCCATTGTCACCCGAGCAACGAACTCCAGATATTCCGGCTGTGGTGTCGTCGATCATCATGAAGTTGCTCGCCAAGCCATCAGAAGCGCGGTACCAGACAGCAGTAGGCCAGCTGCGCGACCTCGTGCGATGCGTCAACGAGTGGGAGTTTCATCGACGCGTCACGTCATTTGCGCTCGGCAAGCAAGACAAGCCCGACCGGCTTTTGATTCCGGAAAGACTGCACGGGCGAGCCACCGTATTAGACGCGCTGCTGTCTTCGTTTGATCGGGTTGTCGCGGGCCCGAATCCCGAGTTCGTGCTTGTTTCAGGGGACGCCGGCGTAGGTAAGTCTTTTCTTTGTCGATGCGTTCCGTAA
- a CDS encoding PH domain-containing protein: MASQVIFSGAPSQACNLPALLKGGFVISMIGGIHLCTSHSFPLQWNVLLAQAGAVLIGVGLPFVKTAFTRITIDTARITWTQGILHRRVSTLELSRIQSITSIHPWWLRLFGTGSIILTTNDAAHPVRRLPAISNANQLCKRLDEAVAMHHGRLVSARTNDPNARGYSEVHSI, encoded by the coding sequence ATGGCTAGTCAGGTGATTTTCAGCGGCGCACCGTCACAGGCATGCAACCTTCCGGCTCTCCTTAAGGGGGGCTTTGTCATTTCAATGATTGGCGGAATACATCTCTGCACGTCGCACTCTTTCCCGCTTCAGTGGAATGTGCTGCTTGCACAAGCCGGCGCGGTTTTGATCGGTGTCGGTTTGCCGTTCGTCAAGACCGCGTTCACTCGAATCACCATCGATACCGCACGAATTACCTGGACGCAGGGCATTCTGCATCGCCGTGTGTCGACACTCGAGCTTTCACGGATTCAAAGCATCACCTCGATCCACCCATGGTGGCTACGCCTCTTCGGCACCGGCTCGATCATTCTGACGACCAACGATGCAGCGCATCCCGTGAGGCGATTGCCGGCCATCAGCAACGCGAACCAGCTCTGCAAGAGGCTCGACGAGGCGGTAGCAATGCATCACGGACGGCTTGTTTCCGCACGCACGAATGATCCGAACGCACGTGGTTACTCTGAGGTGCACAGTATTTGA